The following coding sequences lie in one Serinus canaria isolate serCan28SL12 chromosome 12, serCan2020, whole genome shotgun sequence genomic window:
- the DUSP7 gene encoding dual specificity protein phosphatase 7 — MKTQVWGSSPRAPMAAAMPCKSAEWLQEELESGGGRSLLLLDCRPHELFESSHIETAINLAIPGLMLRRLKKGNLPIRSIIPNHEDKERFVKRCKADTVLLYDEATADWQDSGAATSVLGLLLQKLRDDGCKAYYLKGGFNKFQTEYSEHCETNLDSSSPSNSPPASVLGLGGLRISSDCSDGESDREPSSATESDGSPIPNNQPAFPVQILPYLYLGCAKDSTNLDVLGKYGIKYILNVTPNLPNMFEHDGEFKYKQIPISDHWSQNLSQFFPEAIAFIDEARSKKCGILVHCLAGISRSVTVTVAYLMQKLNLSLNDAYDFVKRKKSNISPNFNFMGQLLDFERTLGLNSPCDNRSPSEQLYFTTPTNHNLFQLNTLEST; from the exons ATGAAAACGCAGGTCTGGGGGAGCTCCCCGCGGGCGCCCATGGCTGCGGCGATGCCGTGCAAGAGCGCggagtggctgcaggaggagctggagtcGGGCGGCGGCCgctcgctgctgctgctcgaCTGCCGCCCCCACGAGCTCTTCGAGAGCTCGCACATCGAGACGGCCATCAACCTGGCCATCCCCGGGCTCATGCTGCGCCGCCTCAAGAAGGGCAACTTGCCCATCCGCTCCATCATCCCCAACCACGAGGATAAGGAGCGCTTCGTTAAGCGCTGCAAGGCCGACACGGTGCTGCTCTACGACGAGGCCACCGCCGACTGGCAGGACAGCGGTGCTGCCACCTCCGTGCTGGGGCTCCTGCTCCAGAAGCTGCGCGATGACGGCTGCAAAGCCTATTACCTGAAAG gTGGCTTTAACAAGTTTCAGACTGAATATTCTGAGCACTGCGAGACAAACCTTGACAGCTCCTCACCCAGCAACTCTCCCCCAGCATCAGTTCTTGGCCTGGGAGGGCTGCGGATAAGTTCCGACTGCTCGGATGGCGAATCTGAcagggagcccagcagtgccacggAGTCGGATGGGAGCCCCATCCCGAACAATCAGCCTGCCTTTCCAGTCCAGATCTTACCTTACCTGTACCTGGGCTGTGCCAAAGATTCCACCAACCTGGATGTCCTGGGCAAATACGGCATTAAATACATCCTGAATGTGACTCCTAACCTGCCAAACATGTTTGAGCATGACGGAGAGTTCAAGTACAAGCAGATCCCCATCTCAGATCACTGGAGCCAGAACCTCTCACAGTTCTTTCCTGAGGCCATTGCTTTCATTG ATGAGGCCCGTTCCAAGAAGTGTGGGATCCTTGTTCACTGCCTCGCTGGCATCAGCCGGTCTGTAACAGTCACTGTCGCCTACTTGATGCAAAAACTCAACTTGTCCCTGAACGATGCCTATGActttgtgaaaaggaaaaaatccaacatTTCCCCAAACTTTAATTTCATGGGCCAACTCCTGGACTTTGAGAGGACTCTGGGACTCAACAGCCCCTGTGACAACCGCTCGCCCAGTGAACAGCTCTACTTCACCACCCCCACCAACCACAACCTGTTCCAGCTGAACACTCTGGAGTCCACATGA